The DNA region ATCGGTATGGGTCGCCTCACGCGGCGTATCGTAGTATCCCAACTCGACGGCAACTTCGAGCGCCTCCCGTTGTCGGTCGCTCAGCGTCGTCGCCGGATTCACGTCGGCACTCGGAAACTGTTGAATCGCATCGATCTGGACGGAAACGCTCTCTGGAAGGCCATCAAGCGTCGCTTGCAGCGTCGCGGGGTCCCCGACGATGTGGCCGTGAATACGCCCATCTCGGTAGACGAGTGGTCGCCGAACCACCAGTCCAGTGCGGTCGATCGCGGTTGCGGACCCGCCGAATATCGGGAGCTCCGCGTCACGGAGTTCGATGAGTGCGTACGATACCCGAGCGTCGGCAGCCGAGAGTTCGACCGATTCGACTCCAGCCGTCTCTCGTGCCAATTCAGCGAACCGGCTACCATCGCCGGCGATTCCGTAGATATGGGTCGACAGCTCCGAATCGCCACGGTTCCAATCGATGGCCCGTGCTTCGTCGTGAGCCTCTGCCTCCAGCAGGTACCGCAGGAACGAGGGGGCGCGGTCGACATCTGGACGGACGGTGATCCGGATGTGCTTCATAGCTGTTGACGATGGTCTGTATGACGCTTCGCTACGGCTAAAGTTCACCCCCTCTACTGGGCGGTTCCGTAGACGTGACCCCTCTGTTCACCGCCCGGAGCTATCCGCTGCTGTCCATCTCTCATAAACCCCTGGGGTATCATCCACAGAACCGCTACTGGGGTCGCCTCGCATACGTTCGATGTGATGGCGATGAACCCAACCGCGAACGACATACGATGGCGCACCGGACTGGCGACTACTATCGCGGCAACCCACCAGTCTGAGGTGACTGCTGTATGAGGGCCGTTCGCTACCACGACTACGGCAGCGCAGACGTGCTCCAGGTCGACGAGGTCGACCGGCCGACGCCCGACCGCGACGAAGTCCTGGTCGAAATGCGGGCGGCCAGTGTCAATCGCGTCGACGTGATGTTCCGGTCCGGCCAGTACGGCGACCTTCCGCTCCCGTCGATTCCTGGCGGTGACGGTGCCGGGGTCGTTGCGGCGGTCGGCGAGGCCGTCGAGGCGTTCGAACCCGGTGACCGCGTCTTCGCGTCCGGTATGGATCGTGCCGAGGGCGGCACCTTCGCCGAGTACGCCGCAATTCCGGCAGAGAAACTGGCGCGTCTGCCAGACGATGTGTCGTGGACGGCGGGCGGTGCTATCGGT from Haloarcula litorea includes:
- a CDS encoding helix-turn-helix domain-containing protein, translated to MKHIRITVRPDVDRAPSFLRYLLEAEAHDEARAIDWNRGDSELSTHIYGIAGDGSRFAELARETAGVESVELSAADARVSYALIELRDAELPIFGGSATAIDRTGLVVRRPLVYRDGRIHGHIVGDPATLQATLDGLPESVSVQIDAIQQFPSADVNPATTLSDRQREALEVAVELGYYDTPREATHTDIAAELDCAPNTASDHLQKGEAKLVRAGLTAFTSSL